One genomic segment of Novisyntrophococcus fermenticellae includes these proteins:
- a CDS encoding cytidylate kinase-like family protein: MEKIVITIARQYGSGGKTIGQMVADELGIPFYNRDILRMASDDSGINENLFIEADEKLKGTTLFRISKSVYEGELIPPESEDFVSNRNLFNYQAKVIKKLAETESCVIVGRCADFILRNYPNMMSVFVHADSQFCLARAMERNSMTIREMEKFINKTDKYRGEYYRHYTGQDWWDARHYDLCIDSGKLGFEKCKKEILSYRKNRFDL, encoded by the coding sequence GTGGAAAAAATTGTAATTACGATTGCAAGACAGTATGGAAGCGGCGGTAAGACCATAGGACAGATGGTGGCGGATGAATTGGGAATTCCATTTTATAACAGAGATATCCTGCGCATGGCATCCGATGACAGTGGCATCAATGAAAATCTGTTCATAGAAGCAGATGAAAAGCTAAAAGGGACCACTTTGTTCAGAATATCGAAAAGTGTATATGAGGGGGAACTTATTCCTCCGGAATCCGAGGATTTTGTCTCTAACCGAAACCTGTTTAACTATCAGGCAAAGGTTATTAAAAAGCTGGCAGAGACAGAATCCTGTGTAATTGTAGGCCGGTGTGCAGACTTTATACTCAGAAACTATCCAAATATGATGAGTGTTTTTGTACACGCTGATTCGCAATTCTGTCTTGCAAGAGCGATGGAGCGCAATAGTATGACTATCCGTGAGATGGAGAAATTTATCAATAAGACAGATAAATACCGGGGAGAGTACTATAGGCATTATACCGGGCAGGACTGGTGGGATGCCAGGCACTACGATTTATGTATCGACAGTGGAAAGCTTGGTTTTGAAAAGTGCAAGAAGGAGATTCTCAGTTATAGAAAAAATCGGTTTGACCTATAA
- a CDS encoding ABC transporter ATP-binding protein: MAMLAVKDLQVYYGVIQALKGISFEVNQGEVIALIGANGAGKTTTLHSMTGLLQAEKGSIEFEGKDITKVPAHKIVEMGIAHVPEGRRVFSQLSVYENLKMGAYTRKDKGEISESLMNVYKRFPRLEERKNQRAGTLSGGEQQMLAMGRALMSRPKMIVMDEPSMGLSPIFVNEIFDIIEEVSSSGTTVLLVEQNAKKALSIADRAYVLETGKIVLSGDADKLLNNDSIKKAYLGE, encoded by the coding sequence ATGGCAATGTTAGCAGTAAAGGATTTACAGGTCTATTATGGCGTGATACAGGCTTTAAAAGGGATTTCTTTCGAGGTAAATCAGGGAGAAGTCATTGCTTTGATTGGTGCCAATGGTGCAGGTAAAACTACGACACTTCATTCTATGACCGGCTTGCTTCAGGCAGAGAAAGGCAGTATTGAATTTGAAGGAAAGGATATCACCAAAGTACCGGCTCACAAAATTGTGGAGATGGGCATTGCCCATGTGCCGGAAGGAAGGAGAGTCTTTTCCCAGTTAAGTGTTTATGAAAATCTGAAGATGGGTGCATATACCCGGAAAGATAAAGGTGAAATCTCTGAAAGCCTGATGAATGTATATAAACGTTTTCCAAGACTGGAGGAACGTAAAAATCAGCGTGCAGGAACTCTTTCAGGAGGAGAACAGCAGATGCTGGCCATGGGCCGTGCACTTATGTCGCGTCCCAAGATGATTGTGATGGATGAACCATCCATGGGCCTTTCACCCATCTTTGTCAATGAGATTTTTGATATCATAGAAGAGGTGAGCAGCAGTGGAACCACGGTTCTTCTTGTGGAACAGAATGCCAAGAAGGCATTATCCATCGCTGACCGGGCATATGTATTAGAGACAGGGAAAATTGTTCTGTCCGGTGACGCAGATAAGCTGTTGAATAATGATTCCATTAAAAAGGCATACTTAGGCGAGTAA
- a CDS encoding ABC transporter ATP-binding protein, translating into MDILEVSNLSIAFGGLHAVENFNLKIKKGQLYGLIGPNGAGKTTVFNLLTGVYKPNEGIIKLDGKDITGSSTIDINKAGVARTFQNIRLFKDMTVLDNVKAGLHNHYKYSTVTGILRLPGYYKLEKEMDKRALEILKVFDLDGEADYLASNLPYGKQRKLEIARALATEPKLLLLDEPAAGMNPNETQELMHTIRFVRDHFDMTILLIEHDMKLVGGICEELTVLNFGQVLTQGKTAFVLNDPAVITAYLGE; encoded by the coding sequence ATGGATATATTGGAAGTAAGTAATCTGTCTATTGCATTTGGCGGTCTTCATGCCGTGGAAAATTTTAATCTGAAGATAAAAAAAGGACAATTATATGGTCTGATTGGACCGAATGGCGCCGGAAAAACCACCGTTTTTAATCTGCTGACCGGTGTCTATAAACCGAATGAAGGTATTATTAAATTAGATGGGAAAGATATTACCGGGAGCAGTACCATAGATATCAATAAGGCCGGAGTGGCCCGGACTTTTCAGAATATCCGGCTCTTCAAAGACATGACTGTTTTGGATAATGTCAAGGCCGGACTCCATAATCACTATAAATATTCCACTGTGACAGGTATCTTGCGTCTTCCCGGGTATTATAAGCTGGAAAAAGAGATGGATAAGCGGGCGCTGGAGATTTTAAAAGTGTTTGATCTGGACGGGGAAGCGGATTATCTGGCAAGCAATCTTCCTTATGGAAAACAGCGTAAGCTGGAGATTGCCAGAGCTCTGGCTACGGAGCCCAAGCTGCTTTTGCTGGACGAGCCTGCGGCTGGTATGAACCCGAACGAGACCCAGGAACTGATGCATACGATTCGTTTTGTAAGGGATCATTTTGATATGACAATTCTCTTAATCGAACATGATATGAAACTGGTAGGCGGGATTTGTGAAGAACTGACTGTATTAAATTTTGGACAGGTACTGACACAGGGAAAGACTGCGTTCGTGTTAAATGATCCTGCAGTTATCACGGCTTATCTGGGCGAATAG
- a CDS encoding branched-chain amino acid ABC transporter permease: MKKKFTNMNKIAKNNLLTYTIVIAAYIIMQLLVTSGNISSLMKGLLVPVCVYVIAAISLNLVVGISGELSLGHAGFMCVGAYASAFFSRAAGDGMPDMLRFILAILVGALTAGIFGILIGIPVLRLKGDYLAIVTLAFGEIIKNLMNVLYVGKDSQGLHVSVSDAASLNMEPEGKVIVNGALGITGTPKDSTFTIGVILILITLFIVLNLIYSRSGRAIMSIRDNRIAAESIGINITKYKLMAFSVSAALAGVAGVLYAHNLSTLTVKKFDYNTSILILVFVVLGGIGSIRGSIIAAIILTALPELLRGLSDYRMLIYAIVLIVMMLFNWAPSAINWRERIKARFLSKRKKTGKKEAA, encoded by the coding sequence ATGAAGAAGAAATTTACGAATATGAATAAAATTGCGAAGAACAATCTGCTTACCTATACCATTGTAATTGCTGCATATATTATCATGCAGCTGCTGGTTACATCAGGAAATATTTCGAGTCTTATGAAGGGACTCTTAGTCCCTGTCTGTGTCTATGTGATTGCTGCTATTTCATTGAACCTGGTGGTTGGAATCTCCGGTGAGTTAAGTCTGGGCCATGCCGGATTTATGTGTGTGGGAGCATATGCCAGTGCATTTTTTTCCAGAGCAGCCGGGGATGGAATGCCGGATATGCTCAGGTTTATTCTCGCTATTTTGGTAGGAGCCCTTACAGCGGGGATTTTTGGTATCTTAATCGGTATTCCGGTGCTGCGCCTGAAAGGAGACTATCTGGCGATTGTGACCCTGGCCTTTGGAGAAATCATTAAGAACCTGATGAATGTACTCTATGTGGGTAAGGATAGTCAAGGACTGCATGTCTCTGTCAGTGATGCAGCAAGTCTGAATATGGAGCCGGAGGGCAAAGTGATTGTAAATGGCGCGCTTGGTATCACGGGAACTCCCAAGGATTCTACCTTTACAATTGGAGTTATTCTGATCTTAATCACACTGTTCATTGTACTGAACCTGATATATTCCAGAAGTGGGCGCGCGATCATGTCCATTCGTGATAATCGTATTGCAGCCGAATCCATTGGAATCAATATTACAAAGTACAAACTGATGGCGTTTTCGGTTTCTGCTGCTTTGGCAGGCGTTGCAGGTGTGCTTTATGCTCATAATTTATCGACATTAACCGTGAAGAAGTTTGACTATAATACATCCATATTGATTCTGGTATTCGTGGTTCTGGGCGGAATCGGAAGTATTCGCGGATCAATTATCGCTGCGATTATTCTGACTGCACTTCCGGAGCTGCTTCGTGGATTGTCTGATTATCGTATGTTGATTTATGCGATTGTGTTGATTGTTATGATGCTGTTCAACTGGGCACCGTCGGCTATTAACTGGAGAGAACGGATAAAAGCCAGATTTCTGAGCAAACGGAAAAAAACAGGCAAGAAGGAGGCGGCTTGA
- a CDS encoding branched-chain amino acid ABC transporter permease, with product MSFISYLINGISLGSVYAIIALGYTMVYGIAKMLNFAHGDVIMIGAYVVFTLMTGAGVNPLLSVLISMAACTILGMVIEKIAYKPLRNAASPLAVLITAIGVSYFLQNVALLIFGAGAKSFSNIVNFPSISLGGGKLMITGTTIVTIAACIIIMLCLILFVNKTKPGQAMQAVSEDRGAAQLMGINVNGTISLTFAIGSALAAIAGVLLCSAYPTLTPYTGAMPGIKAFVAAVFGGIGSIPGAMVGGILLGIIEILGKAYISSQVADAIVFAVLIIVLLVKPTGLFGKNIQEKV from the coding sequence ATGAGTTTTATATCTTATCTGATTAATGGTATAAGTCTGGGCAGTGTATATGCGATTATCGCTCTTGGATACACAATGGTGTATGGAATAGCAAAGATGTTGAACTTTGCGCATGGAGACGTTATCATGATAGGCGCATATGTGGTGTTTACGCTTATGACCGGAGCGGGAGTCAATCCTCTTCTGTCCGTATTGATTTCTATGGCGGCATGTACAATTCTCGGGATGGTTATTGAAAAAATAGCTTATAAACCATTGCGGAATGCAGCATCTCCGCTTGCGGTTCTGATTACAGCGATTGGGGTCAGCTATTTTTTGCAGAATGTTGCTCTGCTGATTTTCGGGGCAGGTGCAAAGTCATTTTCAAACATTGTGAATTTTCCATCAATCTCCTTGGGCGGCGGGAAACTGATGATCACCGGAACTACAATTGTAACGATTGCAGCCTGTATTATCATTATGCTTTGCCTTATTTTATTTGTTAACAAAACAAAGCCGGGGCAGGCCATGCAGGCGGTATCTGAGGACCGCGGAGCTGCTCAGCTGATGGGAATTAATGTCAACGGAACTATTTCGCTGACCTTTGCAATCGGTTCTGCCCTGGCAGCTATTGCCGGAGTATTGCTTTGCTCTGCTTATCCTACACTTACACCCTATACCGGGGCCATGCCTGGTATCAAAGCTTTTGTAGCCGCTGTATTCGGCGGAATCGGTTCTATACCGGGTGCTATGGTGGGAGGTATTTTACTGGGTATTATTGAGATCTTGGGGAAAGCGTATATTTCTTCTCAGGTGGCAGATGCGATTGTATTTGCCGTCCTCATCATCGTACTGCTTGTGAAGCCGACCGGACTGTTTGGCAAAAACATACAAGAGAAAGTGTAA
- a CDS encoding ABC transporter substrate-binding protein, whose product MKNMKKFMSLALTASLVAAGFAGCGSKDDTSSSAGNESSSAAGENVFKIGGIGPVTGPAGAYGDAVDKGARLAVKEINAAGGIGGSQIEFKFEDDEHDAEKSVNAYNTLKDWGMQMLVGTVTSTPCIAVAAESEADNMFLLTPSATAVESIAPSNAFRLCFSDPAQGTKSAEYIGENKLASKVAVVYDSSDTYSSGIYENFVKEAKNQGLEIVASEAFTSDSKSDFNVQLQKAKDGGAELIFLPIYYQEASLILKQAHDIGFDTQFFGCDGLDGILGVENFDTSLAEGTMLLTPFVPDAQDEATQKFVKAYAEEYKDEVPIQFAADAYDCIYAIKEAAEKAGITPDMSVSDICDALKTSMTEITVDGVTGHITWTEDGEPSKEPKAVKIENGAYTAM is encoded by the coding sequence ATGAAAAATATGAAAAAATTCATGTCGCTTGCGCTTACGGCTTCGTTGGTGGCTGCAGGCTTTGCAGGATGTGGAAGTAAGGATGATACATCCTCATCCGCGGGAAATGAATCATCATCTGCTGCAGGAGAAAATGTATTTAAAATTGGCGGAATTGGGCCCGTGACCGGACCGGCCGGAGCCTATGGTGATGCTGTAGATAAAGGAGCAAGGCTGGCAGTGAAAGAGATTAACGCAGCCGGTGGAATAGGCGGCAGCCAGATTGAGTTTAAGTTTGAAGATGATGAACATGATGCAGAGAAATCGGTGAATGCCTATAACACCCTGAAGGACTGGGGTATGCAGATGCTGGTGGGTACGGTAACAAGCACTCCATGTATTGCTGTAGCTGCAGAAAGTGAAGCTGACAACATGTTTCTGCTGACACCGTCTGCTACTGCAGTGGAATCGATTGCTCCTTCCAATGCATTCCGGCTCTGCTTCTCAGATCCTGCGCAGGGAACAAAGTCTGCAGAGTATATCGGAGAGAATAAGCTGGCTTCCAAAGTAGCTGTTGTTTATGACAGCTCAGATACCTATTCTTCAGGAATTTATGAAAACTTCGTAAAGGAAGCAAAGAACCAGGGGTTGGAAATTGTTGCGTCCGAGGCATTTACATCCGACAGCAAATCAGATTTTAATGTACAGCTTCAAAAAGCCAAAGACGGCGGTGCGGAACTCATATTCCTTCCGATTTATTATCAGGAAGCATCTTTGATTCTGAAACAGGCTCATGACATAGGATTTGACACACAGTTCTTTGGATGTGATGGTCTGGATGGAATTCTGGGAGTAGAAAATTTTGATACCTCTCTTGCCGAAGGTACGATGCTGCTTACACCTTTTGTACCGGATGCACAGGATGAGGCCACACAGAAGTTTGTAAAAGCATATGCAGAGGAATATAAAGACGAAGTACCGATCCAGTTTGCTGCAGATGCATACGACTGTATCTATGCAATTAAAGAAGCCGCCGAAAAGGCCGGAATTACCCCTGATATGTCTGTCTCGGATATCTGTGATGCATTAAAGACCTCTATGACAGAAATTACCGTAGATGGTGTAACAGGTCATATTACCTGGACAGAAGACGGTGAACCGAGTAAAGAGCCAAAGGCTGTTAAAATCGAAAACGGTGCTTATACTGCTATGTAG
- a CDS encoding sugar phosphate nucleotidyltransferase, which yields MKRPVLVIMAAGMGSRYGGLKQIDPVDEQGHIIMDFSLYDAVEAGFQEVIFIIKREYETEFREAIGDRLNNFVKVHYVYQELTDIPEGFMVPEGRVKPWGTGHAVLSCIYVLNEAPFAVINADDYYGKHAFSLIYEYLTQHQDDEKYHYAMVGYRLGNTLTENGHVSRGVCRTDASGYLEDVCEHTHIEKAGEKVMYTEDDGRSWKEIDSDSIVSMNLWGFTDSFLDELQSRFARFLAEDVPENPMKAEYFLPTVVNELLKEEKSDVQVMLSEDRWYGVTYREDKPMVVEAISKMKKEGLYPEYLWR from the coding sequence ATGAAACGACCGGTTTTAGTAATAATGGCGGCTGGCATGGGAAGCCGTTACGGAGGATTAAAGCAGATTGATCCCGTGGATGAACAAGGACATATCATCATGGATTTTTCACTGTATGATGCGGTGGAAGCAGGATTCCAGGAGGTCATTTTCATCATTAAGCGGGAATATGAGACGGAATTTCGAGAGGCAATTGGGGATCGTCTGAATAACTTTGTAAAAGTTCATTATGTATATCAGGAATTGACCGATATTCCAGAGGGCTTTATGGTACCGGAAGGAAGGGTAAAGCCCTGGGGTACCGGTCATGCAGTGCTAAGCTGTATTTACGTACTGAATGAAGCACCGTTTGCTGTAATCAATGCTGATGATTACTATGGCAAGCATGCATTCTCCCTGATTTATGAATATCTTACGCAGCATCAGGATGATGAAAAATACCATTATGCCATGGTGGGTTACAGACTGGGAAATACCTTGACGGAGAATGGTCATGTTTCCCGTGGAGTCTGTCGAACAGATGCAAGTGGCTATCTGGAGGATGTATGTGAACATACGCATATCGAAAAGGCCGGAGAAAAGGTGATGTATACAGAGGACGATGGGAGAAGCTGGAAAGAGATTGATTCTGACAGTATCGTGTCCATGAATCTATGGGGATTTACCGACAGTTTTCTGGATGAACTGCAAAGCCGTTTTGCCAGATTTCTGGCGGAAGATGTTCCCGAAAATCCTATGAAGGCCGAGTATTTTCTGCCAACAGTGGTGAATGAACTGTTAAAGGAAGAAAAATCAGATGTTCAGGTAATGCTTTCCGAGGATCGCTGGTATGGTGTTACATATAGAGAAGATAAACCGATGGTTGTAGAAGCGATAAGCAAGATGAAGAAAGAAGGGCTTTATCCCGAATACCTGTGGAGATAA
- a CDS encoding ABC-F family ATP-binding cassette domain-containing protein, translating to MIAANNVTLRLGKKALFEDVNIKFTEGNCYGLIGANGAGKSTFLKILSGQLEPTNGDVIITSGQRLSCLEQDHFKYDAYSVLDTVFMGNARLYEIMKEKEAIYAKEDFTDEDGIKASELEGEFAEMNGWEAESDAEQMLNGLGISSEYHYSQMADLNGSQKVKVLLARALFGNPDILLLDEPTNHLDLDAIAWLEEFLINFENTVIVVSHDRYFLNKVCTHTADIDYGKIQLYAGNYDFWYESSQLLMKQMKEANKKKEEKIKELQDFISRFSANASKSKQATSRKRALEKIQLDEIRPSSRKYPYIDFRPDREIGNEVLQVENLTKTIDGEVILDHISFTLGREDKVALVGANEQAKTALFKILVGEMEPDEGFYKWGITTSQAYFPKDNTAEFDSDLTIADWLTQYSEIKDVTYVRGFLGRMLFAGEDGVKRVKVLSGGEKVRCLLSKMMISGANVLLLDEPTNHLDMESITALNNGLIKFPGVILFASHDHQFVETTANRIMEIVPGGALIDKITTYDEYLESDEMARKRQVYTMTEEDN from the coding sequence ATGATAGCAGCAAATAATGTGACATTACGTCTGGGTAAGAAAGCACTGTTTGAAGATGTTAATATTAAATTTACAGAAGGGAACTGTTATGGTCTGATTGGCGCCAACGGAGCCGGAAAATCCACGTTTTTAAAGATTTTATCTGGTCAGCTGGAACCCACGAATGGTGATGTTATAATCACATCGGGACAGCGCCTCTCATGTCTGGAACAGGATCATTTCAAATATGATGCCTATTCTGTTCTGGATACTGTGTTTATGGGAAATGCCAGGTTATATGAGATTATGAAAGAAAAAGAGGCAATTTATGCCAAAGAAGATTTTACCGATGAGGATGGAATCAAGGCGAGTGAACTGGAGGGTGAATTTGCCGAGATGAATGGATGGGAAGCGGAATCCGATGCGGAGCAGATGCTGAATGGTCTTGGTATCAGTTCGGAATATCATTATTCACAGATGGCAGATTTGAATGGATCCCAGAAGGTGAAGGTATTGTTGGCCAGGGCGTTATTTGGAAATCCAGATATTTTACTTTTGGATGAGCCGACCAACCATCTGGATCTGGATGCCATCGCCTGGCTTGAAGAATTTCTGATTAACTTTGAGAATACGGTGATCGTGGTATCCCATGACCGTTATTTTTTGAATAAAGTTTGTACCCATACAGCTGATATTGACTATGGAAAGATTCAGCTGTATGCCGGAAATTATGATTTCTGGTATGAATCCAGCCAGTTGCTGATGAAACAGATGAAAGAGGCGAATAAGAAGAAAGAGGAAAAGATCAAGGAGCTGCAGGATTTTATCAGCCGGTTCAGTGCCAACGCATCCAAGAGTAAGCAGGCCACGTCACGTAAGCGTGCGTTGGAAAAAATCCAGCTTGACGAGATCAGACCGTCCAGCCGGAAATATCCCTACATTGATTTCCGCCCCGACCGTGAGATCGGTAATGAGGTCCTGCAGGTGGAAAACCTGACAAAAACCATTGATGGTGAAGTGATTCTGGATCATATTTCATTTACACTCGGCAGAGAGGATAAGGTGGCATTGGTCGGAGCCAACGAACAGGCAAAAACAGCATTATTTAAAATCCTTGTGGGTGAGATGGAACCGGATGAAGGTTTTTATAAATGGGGAATTACCACATCCCAGGCATATTTTCCCAAGGATAACACCGCAGAGTTCGACAGTGATCTGACAATCGCGGACTGGCTGACACAATATTCTGAGATTAAGGATGTGACTTATGTCCGTGGCTTTCTGGGCCGCATGCTCTTTGCGGGTGAAGATGGAGTGAAGCGTGTAAAAGTTCTGTCAGGTGGAGAGAAGGTACGCTGCCTGTTGTCTAAGATGATGATTTCAGGTGCCAATGTACTGCTTCTGGATGAGCCGACCAATCATCTGGATATGGAGTCCATTACAGCGCTGAACAATGGTCTGATTAAGTTTCCGGGTGTTATATTGTTTGCATCTCATGACCATCAGTTTGTCGAGACAACAGCTAACCGTATTATGGAAATCGTGCCTGGCGGAGCCCTGATTGATAAAATAACCACATATGATGAGTATTTGGAAAGCGATGAGATGGCCAGAAAACGTCAGGTCTACACTATGACTGAGGAGGATAACTAG